The DNA region TCCGACACGAGGCTGGGCGGGGCGCCCCGACGCGGCAAGCAGGCGAATCCCCGAGCGGGCGCGCGGCAAACTCCCTATGCCACTACAGATCCTCGGGTCGGAGGCCAGTACGCTTGCGATGCGAGCGAACATGCGCGGACCGATCTCCTCACCGTCGTGAAACGCGAACACGAAGTCGGCCCACCCTGGACGGGACAACACACGGTGAGAGCCGGTTTGTCGTTTGACGGTCCAGCCGACCCGCAGGAGAGCCGCGAGAATACGGCTCGCCCGCGTGCTGGGCCACCGACTCACGCGGCCGCGAACGAAATGCTCAGGAGATCGGGACCGGCTTCTCCGTGCTCCAAACGATCGGCGACCACACGCAGCGCGAGCGCCTGGACCTTCGCCTTGGCTTCCTCCCGAGTTCTCCCGTAAGCGAGCACGCCCGGGAGGTCGACCACTTCAGCGATCCAGCGGCCGTCCTCTTCTTGCTCTATCTCGATCAGAAGTGTCATCGGCTCCTCGCCACCCGATCTTACTCGACCGTGACCGACTTCGCGAGGTTCCTCGGCTGGTCCACGTCGCAGCCCAGGCGCACCCCGATGTGGTAGGCGAGGAGCTGGAGCGGGACGACGGTGAGGATCGGCGCCAGCAGCTCCGCGCAGGGCGGGACCTCGATGACGTGGCGGGCCTTCGCCGCGACCGTGCGGTCGCCGGCGTGGCAGACGGCGATCAGGCGCCCCTCGCGCGCGCGCACCTCCTCGATGTTCCCGAGCATCCGCTCGTACGAGGCGTCGCGCGGCACCAGCGCCACGACGGGGAGGTCGTCGGCGATGAGCGCGATCGGCCCGTGCTTCATCTCGCCCCCCGCGTAGCCCTCCGCGTGGATGTAGGAGATCTCCTTCAGCTTGAGCGCGCCCTCGAGGGCGATCGGGAACTGGAGCCCGCGCCCGAGATAGAGGAAGCCCTTCGCGTGCGCGAGCTCGCGCGCGAGCGCCGAGATCTGCGGATCGAGCTCGAGCGTCTTCTCGACGAGGCGCGGGATCTCGACGAGGTCGTGGATGCGCTTCCTCACGTCCTCCGCCGTGATCGCGCCCCGCTGGCGGCCGAGCCACAGGCCGAGGAGGTAGCCGGCGACGATCATCGTGGCGAACGCCTTGGTGGAGGCGACGCCGATCTCGGGTCCCGCGTGCATGTAGAGCACGCCCGTCGCCTCGCGCGCCAGGGCGGAGCCGACGACGTTCGTGACGGCGAGGATCGGGCAGCCCTTGAGCCGCGCCGCCTTCACCGCGCCGAGCGTGTCGGCCGTCTCGCCCGACTGGGAGACGGCGATCACGAGCGTCTCGGGGCCCACGATCGCGTCGCGGTAGCGGAACTCGGAGGCCAGGTCCGCCTCGGCCGGCAGGCCCGCCAGGCGCTCGATCATCGTGCGCGCGAGCATCGCCGCGTGGAAGGCCGTGCCGCACGCGACCAGCACGACGCGCTGGATCGCGCGCACGGCGTCGGGGTCGAGCCGCACGTCGGGGAGGACGATGCTGCCGGTCTCGGGGGCGATGCGGCCGCGGAAGGTGTCGGTGATCGCGCGCGGCTGCTCGTTGATCTCCTTGAGCATGAAGTGCCGATAGCCGCCCTTCTCCGCCATGATCGGGTCCCAGAGGATCTTGACCGGGTCGCGCTGGACGGGCTCGCCCTCGAGCGTCGAGAGCTCGACGCCGCCCGCCGTCACCACCGCCACCTCGTTGTCCTCGAGGATCACGACGTCGCGCGTGTGCGAGAGGATCGCCGGGATGTCGGAGGCGATGAACATCTCGCCGCGGCCGAGCCCGACGACCACGCTCCCCGCTCCCTGCTTCGCGGCGACGAGCCGGTCCGGCGCCGCCGCGGCGACGACGACGATCGCGTACGAGCCCCGGATCTCGGCGAGAGCCGCCTTCACCGCCCGGTCGAGGCGGCCGCTCGCCCGGAGGTGGTGCTCGATCAGGTGGGCCAGCACCTCGGTGTCCGTCTCGGACCGGAAGCGATGCCCCTCGGCGAGCAGGCGCTCCTTGATCTCGAGATAGTTCTCGAGGATCCCGTTGTGGACGACGACGAGCGCGCCCTCGCAGTCGGTGTGCGGGTGCGCGTTCTCCTCGGACGGCCGGCCGTGGGTGGCCCAGCGCGTGTGGCCGATGCCCGGCGAGCCCTGGACGGGCCGCTCGCGCAGGACGCCTTCGAGCGCCTTGAGCCGCCCGGCGGCGCGCCGGACCTCCAGCCGCCCGCCCTGCAGGACGGCGATGCCGGCCGAGTCGTAGCCGCGGTACTCGAGGCGCCGGAGCCCCTCGACGATGATCGCGGTCGCGCTCTTGTCACCGACGTAGCCGACGATCCCGCACACGGCGGCTAGTCCTTCGGCTTGGCGGCCTGCTTCTCGCGCCGGCGGGCCGCCCAGCCTTCCTTCACGACCAGCGGCGACCGCTCGACGACGAGCGCGTCGGCCGGGACATCCTTGGTGATCACGGAGCCCGCCGCGATGTACGCGCCCTCGCCGATGGTGAGCGGGGCGACGAGGCTCGAGTTGCTCCCCACGAACGCGCCGTCGCCGACGATGGTCTGATGCTTGGCGGCGCCGTCGTAGTTGACGAAGATGGTGCCGGCGCCGATGTTGACGTTGTCGCCGATGGTCGCATCGCCGAGGTAGCCGACGTGGTGCGCCTTCGTCCTCCGGCCGACCTTCGCCTTCTTGAGCTCGATGAAGTTGCCGATCTCCGCTCCCGCGCCGACGTGCGACTTCGGTCGCAGGTGGCAGAACGGTCCCATCACGGCGCCATCCTCGACGACCGATTCGGTCAGCACGCAGTACGGCTTGAGGATCACGCGGTCCCCGAGGCGGCTGCCGGTCACGTGACAGCCGGAGGCGATCACGCAGTCGCTCCCGATCGCGGTCGCGCCCTCGAGAACGACCTGGGGATAGATCGTCGTGTCGGGACCGATCGTGACGGTGTCCTCGACGTAGGTGCTCGTGGGGTCGAGGATCGTCACCCCGGCGTCCATGAGCCGGTCGAGGATCCGCCGGCGGTGGAGCGCCGCGACGGCGGCGAGCTGCTTCCGGTCGTTGATCCCGAGCGCCTCGACCGGGTCGGGCGCGGCGAGGGCCTCGAGGCGCCCGCCCGCCTTGGCGAGGATGCCCACGACGTCGGTCAGGTAGTACTCGCCCTGGTCGTTGTCGGGCTTGACCTCGGCGAGCGCCTTCCACAGGCGCTTGGCCTCGAAGCAGTAGACGCTCGTGTTGATCTCCGTGATCTTCTTCTGGTCGTCGGTTGCGTCGCGGTCCTCGACGACGCGCTTGACGCGCCCGCTCTGGCGGAGGATCCGCCCGTAGCCCTGCGGCCGGTCCACGACGGCCGTCAGCAGCGTCGCGACCGCGCCGGTCGCACGGTGATGGCGGACGAGGCGCTCGAGCGTCTCGCTAGAGAGGAGCGGCGTGTCACTGGGCAGCACGAGGATCGTCCCCTCGCCGCACGCCGGGCGCGCCTGCAAGACGGCGTGGCCGGTGCCGAGCCGCTCGCGCTGCTCGACGATCGCGACGCCCTCGCCCGCCACCGCGCGCACGCCGTCCGCGTTGGGCTCGACGACGAGGACGAGCCGGTCCGCGAGGGCGCGCGCCGTCCGAAGCGTGTAGCCGAGCAGCGGACGGCCGCAGAGCGGGTGGAGCACCTTGGGCTGCCGCGAGCGCATCCGCTTGCCCTCGCCCGCGGCGAGGATGACGACGCTGAGGTCCTTCATGGCGGTAACCTTCATTCTATCGCACCGGCCCGCAAAGCCCATGCCATGGCGCCGGCGGCCTGGATCCGCAGCTTTTCGCCGAGGACGCGCCAGCCGACTGTGGACAATCCGACGCGGCGAGGGTCACCGGCTGTCGCTCAAGTGAGACAGCAGTCGTTGCATCCGCGGCGGGAGGGGCGACGCGAACTTCAGGTGTTCGCCCGTGACGGGGTGAACGAACGCGAGCTCCACCGCGTGGAGGGCCAGCCCCGCGAAGGGCACCGGCAGCGGCCGCCGGCGCCGGCCGCCGTAGACGTCGTCCCCCGCGACGGGGTGGCCGAGGGACGCCATGTGGACGCGGATCTGATGGGTGCGCCCGGTCTCCAGGCTCGCCTCGACGAGCGTGAAGCCGGCGAAGCGCTCGAGGACGCGGTAGCGGGTGACCGCGCGCTTGCCGCGGCCGCCGGGGCGCACCGCCATCCTCACGCGGTCGTGCGGGTGGCGGCCGATCGGCGCGTCGACCACGCCCGCGACGGGTCCGACCCGGCCGTGCACGATCGCGCGGTACGTCCGGGTGACCGCGCGGCGCGCGAGCTGGGCGACGAGCGAATCGTACGCGGCGCGCGTCTTGGCGACGGCGAGGAGCCCCGAGGTGTCCTTGTCGAGCCGGTGCACGATCCCGGGCCGCCGCGGGCCGCCGACGCCGGCGATGCCCGGCGCATGGGCGAGCAGCGCCGCGGCGAGCGTCCCGCGCGCGTGGCCGGCGCCCGGATGGACGACGAGCCCCGCGGGCTTGTCGAGAACGAGCACGTCGGCGTCCTCGTGGACGATCGCCAGCGCGGCGGGCTCGGGCACGAGCGTCTCGGGCGGGAGCGGCGGGACCTCGACCTCGACCGTCTCCCCCGCACGGAGCCGGTGCGCGGGCTTCGCGGACGCGCCGTTCACGCGCACGTGACCGGCCGCGATCAGGCCCTGCGCGCGCGCGCGTGACAGGTCGGGAAAGCGGTCGGTGACGAAGCGATCGAGCCGTGTCCCGGCCGCCGCCGGCTCGACCCGGAGCGCGCTCACGCGTCAGGTCGCGCGCGCCGCCCGGTCGGTCATGAGCCGGAGCGCGAGCAGCGCCACGCCGACGGTGATCGCGGAGTCGGCGACGTTGAATGCCGGCCAGTGCCAGGCGCGGTAGTGGACGTCCACGAAGTCCACGACGGCGCCGAACCGCGCGCGGTCGATCAGGTTGCCCACCGCGCCGCCGAAGATCAGGCCGAGCGTCCCGTGGTCGATCGGCCGCCCGCCCGGCAGCACGTGCAGCGCCACGCGCACGAGCACGGCGAGCGCGGCGATGGAGAGGAGCGCGACGACCCAGCGCCAGCCCGGGGGCACGCCGGCGAGGAGCCCGAACGCGAGGCCGCGATTCAAGACGAGCGTGAGCGAGAGGATCCCGTCGATCAGCGGGACGGGCGCGCCCGGTGCGAGACGGTCGAGCGCCAGGAGCTTGGTGACCTGGTCCAGGACGAGCACGACGCTCGCGACGACCGCGACGTGCGTCGCGGCGATGCGCGTCATGAGCGCGACGAAGTCACCACAGGCACGCAGCGCTCGCAGAGGTCGGGGTGCTCGCGGCTCTCGCCGACCCGCTCGCTCCAGGTCCAGCAGCGCGCGCACTTCCGGCCCCGCGCCTTGTCCACGCCCACGACGAGCCCGGGGATCTCCTGGCTCTCGTAGCGGACGGCGGGCCGCGCCTGCGCCGCCTGCAGCTCCACCTGCGAGACGATGAAGAGCGTCGGCAGGAGCGCGCGCTTGGCTCGGAGGAGCCCGGGCAGGTCCTCGGGCGCCGACATCAGGAGGACGCGGGCCGCGAGCCCGCTCCCGATGAGCCCCTGCGCCCGCGCGGTCTCGAGCGCCTTCGCAACCTCGCGGCGCACCTCGAGAAGCCGGCTCCACTCGCCCGCGAGCCGGTCGTCGAGCCACTCGACGGGCTCCTCGGGGAAGCGCTCGAGGTGGACGCTCTCGCTCCGGCCGCCGGGCAGGTGGCGCCATGCCTCCTCGGCGGTGAACGTGAGGATCGGCGCCAGGAGTCGCGCGAGCGCGCCGAAGATGTCGTAGCACGCCGTCTGCGCCGCGCGCCGGCGCGGGTCGTCGGCCGCCGAGGTGTAGAGGCGGTCCTTGATGATGTCGAGGTACTGCGCCGAGAGGTCCACGGCACAGAAGTTGTGGACCGCGTGGAAGACCGTGTGGAACTCGTACTCCTCGTAGGCGTGGCGGACGCGCCCGATGAGCCGCCCGAGCCGGTCGAGGATCCAGCGATCGACCTCGTCCAAGCGCGCGTACGACTGGCGGTCGCGCGCGGCGTCGAAGTCACCCAGGTTGCCGAGCAGGAACCGGAAGGTGTTGCGGATCCGCCGGTACGCGTCGGCGAGCCGGTCCAGGATCTCGAAGGAGACCCGGATGTCCTGCGTATAATCCTCGGCGGCCACCCACAGGCGCAGGATCTCGGCGCCGTACTTCGGCAGGACGTCTTCGAGGCCGATGACGTTGCCGAGGGACTTGGACATCTTCCGGCCCTCGCCGTCGACGAAGAAGCCGTGCGTGATGACGCTCTTGTACGGCGGCGCGCCACGCGTGCCGACGGACTCGAGCAGCGAGGACTGGAACCAGCCGCGGTGCTGGTCCGATCCCTCGAGGTACATCTCCGCCGGCCAGCGGAGCTCGGGCCGCGTCTCGAGCACGGCCGCGTGGCTGCACCCGGAGTCGAACCAGACGTCCAGGATGTCCGTCTCCTTCCGGAACCGCTCGCCACCGCACGTCGCGCACCGCGTGCGGGCGGGCAGCAGGTCGCGCGCCTCGCGCGCGTACCACTCGTCCCCGCCCTGCCCCGCGCGGAAGAT from Candidatus Methylomirabilota bacterium includes:
- a CDS encoding type II toxin-antitoxin system HicB family antitoxin, with translation MTLLIEIEQEEDGRWIAEVVDLPGVLAYGRTREEAKAKVQALALRVVADRLEHGEAGPDLLSISFAAA
- the glmS gene encoding glutamine--fructose-6-phosphate transaminase (isomerizing), with amino-acid sequence MCGIVGYVGDKSATAIIVEGLRRLEYRGYDSAGIAVLQGGRLEVRRAAGRLKALEGVLRERPVQGSPGIGHTRWATHGRPSEENAHPHTDCEGALVVVHNGILENYLEIKERLLAEGHRFRSETDTEVLAHLIEHHLRASGRLDRAVKAALAEIRGSYAIVVVAAAAPDRLVAAKQGAGSVVVGLGRGEMFIASDIPAILSHTRDVVILEDNEVAVVTAGGVELSTLEGEPVQRDPVKILWDPIMAEKGGYRHFMLKEINEQPRAITDTFRGRIAPETGSIVLPDVRLDPDAVRAIQRVVLVACGTAFHAAMLARTMIERLAGLPAEADLASEFRYRDAIVGPETLVIAVSQSGETADTLGAVKAARLKGCPILAVTNVVGSALAREATGVLYMHAGPEIGVASTKAFATMIVAGYLLGLWLGRQRGAITAEDVRKRIHDLVEIPRLVEKTLELDPQISALARELAHAKGFLYLGRGLQFPIALEGALKLKEISYIHAEGYAGGEMKHGPIALIADDLPVVALVPRDASYERMLGNIEEVRAREGRLIAVCHAGDRTVAAKARHVIEVPPCAELLAPILTVVPLQLLAYHIGVRLGCDVDQPRNLAKSVTVE
- the glmU gene encoding bifunctional UDP-N-acetylglucosamine diphosphorylase/glucosamine-1-phosphate N-acetyltransferase GlmU: MKDLSVVILAAGEGKRMRSRQPKVLHPLCGRPLLGYTLRTARALADRLVLVVEPNADGVRAVAGEGVAIVEQRERLGTGHAVLQARPACGEGTILVLPSDTPLLSSETLERLVRHHRATGAVATLLTAVVDRPQGYGRILRQSGRVKRVVEDRDATDDQKKITEINTSVYCFEAKRLWKALAEVKPDNDQGEYYLTDVVGILAKAGGRLEALAAPDPVEALGINDRKQLAAVAALHRRRILDRLMDAGVTILDPTSTYVEDTVTIGPDTTIYPQVVLEGATAIGSDCVIASGCHVTGSRLGDRVILKPYCVLTESVVEDGAVMGPFCHLRPKSHVGAGAEIGNFIELKKAKVGRRTKAHHVGYLGDATIGDNVNIGAGTIFVNYDGAAKHQTIVGDGAFVGSNSSLVAPLTIGEGAYIAAGSVITKDVPADALVVERSPLVVKEGWAARRREKQAAKPKD
- a CDS encoding RluA family pseudouridine synthase, translated to MSALRVEPAAAGTRLDRFVTDRFPDLSRARAQGLIAAGHVRVNGASAKPAHRLRAGETVEVEVPPLPPETLVPEPAALAIVHEDADVLVLDKPAGLVVHPGAGHARGTLAAALLAHAPGIAGVGGPRRPGIVHRLDKDTSGLLAVAKTRAAYDSLVAQLARRAVTRTYRAIVHGRVGPVAGVVDAPIGRHPHDRVRMAVRPGGRGKRAVTRYRVLERFAGFTLVEASLETGRTHQIRVHMASLGHPVAGDDVYGGRRRRPLPVPFAGLALHAVELAFVHPVTGEHLKFASPLPPRMQRLLSHLSDSR
- the lspA gene encoding signal peptidase II gives rise to the protein MTRIAATHVAVVASVVLVLDQVTKLLALDRLAPGAPVPLIDGILSLTLVLNRGLAFGLLAGVPPGWRWVVALLSIAALAVLVRVALHVLPGGRPIDHGTLGLIFGGAVGNLIDRARFGAVVDFVDVHYRAWHWPAFNVADSAITVGVALLALRLMTDRAARAT